A single genomic interval of Candidatus Uhrbacteria bacterium harbors:
- a CDS encoding winged helix-turn-helix transcriptional regulator, translating into MRQLERTLKALANRRRLAIVEFLREKEEAPVWEIANKIKLSLKATSKHLGILFAADIVDRDQRSLEMFYRLSKDQPSGAKQIISLL; encoded by the coding sequence ATGAGGCAATTAGAGCGTACATTGAAGGCGTTGGCGAACCGCAGGCGGCTTGCGATCGTTGAGTTCCTAAGAGAAAAAGAGGAAGCACCGGTGTGGGAGATTGCCAATAAGATCAAGCTATCACTTAAAGCAACCTCGAAGCATTTGGGGATTCTTTTTGCAGCTGATATCGTTGATCGTGATCAGCGGAGCCTGGAGATGTTCTATCGTCTTTCCAAAGACCAGCCGTCCGGCGCAAAGCAGATTATTTCTCTTCTCTAA